The Carassius auratus strain Wakin chromosome 5, ASM336829v1, whole genome shotgun sequence genome includes a window with the following:
- the LOC113075210 gene encoding synaptic vesicle 2-related protein-like isoform X1 yields MSALKRSLQMAYKRRKDSNISFVTSQTDDKSVLTVHEEQPGKDEPIDEGVCSKNRSSGISESFTVEEAIEAIGFGRFQWKLSMLTGVAWMADSMEMMLLSIVTPQLRCEWRLSSWKVAFITAIVFIGMMVSSSLWGNISDKYGRKVSLILCLLWTLHYGLLSAFTPVYSWILVLRCLVGFGLGGAPQSVTLYTEFLPIKSRGISIILLGVFWALGAVFEVLLAMVVMPTLGWKWLLAFSTFPLVIFAAFCCWLPESARFDVLRGREDKALDTLKYIAADNRSSMPTGRLIANTQTERGRIRDLFIPEYRKTTLLVWVIWFCNAFSYYGIVLLTTEMFQAGSACSATDNSNMEPQCSLECNYLTFNDYMDLLWTTLAEFPGILVSLWMIDRIGRKKSMAICFLLFSVSILPLYVCTHRTVLTVFIFIARACITGGWQVAYVYTPEVFPTATRAIGIGTGSGMARVGALITPFIAQVLLKSSVYLTVSVYLICCLLGTVASLVLPTETTGRSLQESTQSTMEQKIMDMPHDSEMAESSSNTCP; encoded by the exons ATGAGTGCATTGAAAAGATCATTGCAAATGGCTTACAAACGCAGGAAAGACAGCAATATCAG ttttgtgaCATCCCAGACAGATGATAAAAGTGTCCTTACTGTTCATGAGGAGCAGCCCGGGAAAGATGAGCCTATCGATGAAGGAGTTTGCAGCAAGAACAGAAGCTCTGGAATCTCAG AATCCTTCACTGTGGAAGAAGCAATTGAGGCTATCGGTTTCGGACGGTTTCAGTGGAAACTCTCAATGCTAACAGGAGTTGCGTGG ATGGCCGATTCTATGGAAATGATGCTCCTTAGTATTGTAACTCCTCAACTGCGCTGTGAGTGGAGGCTCTCGAGCTGGAAAGTGGCATTCATAACAGCG ATAGTGTTCATTGGAATGATGGTCAGCTCCTCACTTTGGGGGAACATTTCAGATAAATATGGCCGAAAAGTG AGTTTAATACTGTGCCTGCTGTGGACATTGCACTATGGGCTTCTCAGTGCTTTCACACCTGTTTACAGCTGGATCTTAGTCTTGCGATGCCTCGTGGGATTTGGCTTAGGAGGAGCCCCTCAGTC AGTGACATTATATACTGAATTCCTCCCGATAAAATCCAGAGGGATATCTATAATCCTGTTAGGG GTGTTCTGGGCCCTGGGTGCTGTGTTTGAAGTGTTACTGGCTATGGTGGTCATGCCCACATTAGGCTGGAAATGGCTGCTAGCTTTCTCCACCTTTCCTCTTGTTATCTTTGCTGCCTTCTGCTGT TGGTTACCAGAAAGTGCTAGATTTGATGTACTGAGGGGCAGAGAAGACAAGGCCCTGGACACTTTGAAATACATAGCAGCAGATAATAGGAGTTCTATGCCTACTGGAAGACTTATAGCCAACACTCAG aCTGAGCGCGGAAGAATTAGAGATCTTTTTATTCCAGAATACCGCAAAACAACACTTTTGGTCTGGGTTATCTG GTTTTGTAATGCTTTTTCATATTATGGTATTGTGCTGCTGACCACTGAAATGTTCCAAGCGGGATCTGCGTGTAGTG CTACTGATAACTCAAATATGGAACCTCAGTGCAGTTTGGAGTGCAATTATCTGACTTTTAATGATTATATGGACCTTCTGTGGACTACCTTAGCAGAATTTCCAG GTATTCTGGTCAGCCTGTGGATGATTGATCGAATTGGCCGGAAAAAAAGCATGGCAATTTGTTTCTTATTGTTCTCTGTATCTATTTTGCCATTGTATGTCTGCACACATAG GACAGTTCTCACAGTCTTTATTTTCATTGCTCGAGCCTGTATAACAGGGGGCTGGCAGGTTGCATATGTTTATACACCTGAG GTTTTCCCTACAGCAACCAGAGCTATTGGTATTGGTACAGGGAGCGGGATGGCTCGTGTTGGAGCTCTCATCACACCATTTATTGCTCAG GTCCTTCTGAAGTCATCGGTTTACCTGACTGTCTCTGTGTATTTAATATGTTGCTTGCTGGGCACAGTGGCATCCTTGGTATTGCCCACTGAAACAACAGGGCGAAGCCTCCAGGAATCAACGCAAAGCACCATGGAACAAAAAATCATGGACATGCCACATGACTCTGAGATGGCCGAATCCTCCAGCAACACATGTCCTTAA
- the LOC113075210 gene encoding synaptic vesicle 2-related protein-like isoform X2, with protein MSALKRSLQMAYKRRKDSNISFVTSQTDDKSVLTVHEEQPGKDEPIDEGVCSKNRSSGISESFTVEEAIEAIGFGRFQWKLSMLTGVAWMADSMEMMLLSIVTPQLRCEWRLSSWKVAFITAIVFIGMMVSSSLWGNISDKYGRKVSLILCLLWTLHYGLLSAFTPVYSWILVLRCLVGFGLGGAPQSVTLYTEFLPIKSRGISIILLGVFWALGAVFEVLLAMVVMPTLGWKWLLAFSTFPLVIFAAFCCWLPESARFDVLRGREDKALDTLKYIAADNRSSMPTGRLIANTQTERGRIRDLFIPEYRKTTLLVWVIWFCNAFSYYGIVLLTTEMFQAGSACSATDNSNMEPQCSLECNYLTFNDYMDLLWTTLAEFPEQVFWSACG; from the exons ATGAGTGCATTGAAAAGATCATTGCAAATGGCTTACAAACGCAGGAAAGACAGCAATATCAG ttttgtgaCATCCCAGACAGATGATAAAAGTGTCCTTACTGTTCATGAGGAGCAGCCCGGGAAAGATGAGCCTATCGATGAAGGAGTTTGCAGCAAGAACAGAAGCTCTGGAATCTCAG AATCCTTCACTGTGGAAGAAGCAATTGAGGCTATCGGTTTCGGACGGTTTCAGTGGAAACTCTCAATGCTAACAGGAGTTGCGTGG ATGGCCGATTCTATGGAAATGATGCTCCTTAGTATTGTAACTCCTCAACTGCGCTGTGAGTGGAGGCTCTCGAGCTGGAAAGTGGCATTCATAACAGCG ATAGTGTTCATTGGAATGATGGTCAGCTCCTCACTTTGGGGGAACATTTCAGATAAATATGGCCGAAAAGTG AGTTTAATACTGTGCCTGCTGTGGACATTGCACTATGGGCTTCTCAGTGCTTTCACACCTGTTTACAGCTGGATCTTAGTCTTGCGATGCCTCGTGGGATTTGGCTTAGGAGGAGCCCCTCAGTC AGTGACATTATATACTGAATTCCTCCCGATAAAATCCAGAGGGATATCTATAATCCTGTTAGGG GTGTTCTGGGCCCTGGGTGCTGTGTTTGAAGTGTTACTGGCTATGGTGGTCATGCCCACATTAGGCTGGAAATGGCTGCTAGCTTTCTCCACCTTTCCTCTTGTTATCTTTGCTGCCTTCTGCTGT TGGTTACCAGAAAGTGCTAGATTTGATGTACTGAGGGGCAGAGAAGACAAGGCCCTGGACACTTTGAAATACATAGCAGCAGATAATAGGAGTTCTATGCCTACTGGAAGACTTATAGCCAACACTCAG aCTGAGCGCGGAAGAATTAGAGATCTTTTTATTCCAGAATACCGCAAAACAACACTTTTGGTCTGGGTTATCTG GTTTTGTAATGCTTTTTCATATTATGGTATTGTGCTGCTGACCACTGAAATGTTCCAAGCGGGATCTGCGTGTAGTG CTACTGATAACTCAAATATGGAACCTCAGTGCAGTTTGGAGTGCAATTATCTGACTTTTAATGATTATATGGACCTTCTGTGGACTACCTTAGCAGAATTTCCAG AACAGGTATTCTGGTCAGCCTGTGGATGA